AAAGCCAGGGAAAAAACGCAAAAAATCTTGGCTCATAATGGTTTTAAGGGAAAGGTCCAAGTTAAGAATATCAAAAAGGTGATTCTAGATAGTGCAGGTATTTATGTCGATTATACCTATTCAGAGGAAACCTACGACAATCAAACTATATCATTAGATTCACAAATTACTTTTAACCTGGACTGGACAGTTAATGGTGAAGAATATAAGACTCCTGGTCTATACTCGGAAACCTATTTACAACAAAAATCTGTAAAAAAAGAAGAGCAAAAACTCTTCAAGGAACTTAAAAAGCAATCTTTAGACCTTGATATTGAAGAATTCTCCTTCAGTGATAATACTTTGATAGATCAAGAAGCTAATAATCGTAAAGCTCATTTAGCTGAAGAAAACCGTAAAAATGGCAAGAATGATTTTTATGGCTATTATCAAATTCCCTACCAAACAATGATTGATGAACACCTTGTCACTATGAGAATAGAAGTAGGCGATACAGAAAATACTAGTAAGAAAGATTTAGAAGAGGCAGTAACTAAACTGGATGCTAGCAAGCTGCCAGACGGAGAGTACGAATTTTATTTTTTCACAACTGATGAAGAAAATTCCACTAATTATGACAAGTCCGTATATATTGGCTATACCTTTAACATACAAGATGGTAAGGTTATCCAAGATGATGATGATTAGATGATACTTTGATTCCTGCGATAATCTCGCACTCCATACTGGTGGCATAGAAGTATAGGCTATAGCTAAGTGAAAATGTTAACCTCAAAACATGCAAAAAGACATCTCCAAAAATCAATTGGAGATGTCTTTTTATCTTACAAATTCTTTTTCTTTTTAGCTTTTTTGGTTATGGCAAGGTCACAATTTTCAATACTTGAGATAAGGTGGTTCGTCAATTGGAAGTCATCCACTTGGGGATTCAAGTCCACTTCATAGACCAGTTGCATGCTTTCACCCCCACCAGTGGTGTTAAGGGAAATCAAGTCACATTCGCTGGTGAAATTGAGCAAGGTTTTAGTGATTTTTTGATCAATCAAGTCTTGGTAGGAGACGTTAATGGTCAGGAGTCTACGACGTTGGTTGTCGGTACGACTTTGACGATTTTCCAAAAGGAGCCAAACAGCCAATAGAAAGGCGGTGAAGAGGACGGCCAGTAGCAAATAGCCTGTCCCAGATGCCAGACCGATAATCATGGCCATGAAGACGGCGATTAGCTCCCTGGAACCACTAGTCGCTGATCGAAAACGAATGAGACTAAAGGTCCCTGCCACGGCGATAGAGGTCCCCAAACTACCATTGACAAGGAAGATAACTAGGGTCATCAAGCATGGCAGCAAGGTCAAACTGATGGCGAATTCTCTGGTGTAGAGGGTTCGATATTTGTAAGTCCAGGTCAAGGCCAAGCCTAAAACAAGGCTGACCAGTAAGGCCAGCATGAGTTGAAGGGGACTTGCAGTTGCGGTTGCATCATTAAAGATAGAATTGAAGAGATTAGACATAGGCGGCAGCTCCTTTTTCTTGAACAGGATGTGGCCCGTAGTCTAGACCTTGAGACTTATGATAGGCACAGCTGTATTTTGAGAATTTCTGCTCTTCCAAACCATGTTTGTCTAAGATAGCTTGAAGTCATTCTGGCTTTTGACCAGGTGCCTTGATTTCCATGATAATCGTATCTTCATCAAGAAGGGGAAACCCATGATTTCCCTTGAAGAGACTGACGTCTTCATCACGGTAAGTCAAATTTTGGTCAAGGGTAACACGAACTTTATTGTAGGCATAGCCTTGGATAGTCTCTTTTTCTTTCATTGAAAAACGGTCGTAGTAGATATACATACGAGGTTTGAGACCTTCATCATAACGCTGACGTAAGTGGTGAATATCCTGTAAGAGCTGGCGGTCAGTGATTTGACCATGATTCTTACCGTCTGTCATCAAGTTAGTGATGGCAAGCGGTGTTGAAACGAGACGAAACTTATGACCGATTCCCTCCTCATCTTTAGCTTTGACCTCAAGAAAGACCTTGCTATCAATTTGGGGATTGGCTAGGTAGGTACGCATGCGGATTTTCTCTTGACGGTGATTACCATCTAGGGCATCTTGGATGACGTCAAAATTATCCGTATCAAAGTAAATATTTGAAATGGTAGATGTCGGATAATCATCCTCTACCAAATACTCCTTAAGATCAGCGAGCAAGTCTTCAAGATTTTCCTTTGAGACCACATATTTCGTTTCAATACGTTTAAAACGTGTTTCCAATTGTTTAACCATGAAAAAACTCCTTTTATAGATAAGATACAAAGCCGTAAAGCAACTCTCAGGGAAATAGGGGGACGAGACGCAGGAGTTTATCTCCAAGCAGGGCCCATCTTTTTCCCCCGAGTTGTAGGCGTGTTCAATTAGATAAGATTCAAAGCCTTCACTTTAAGATTTGGCTTTTATTTTTATAGTAGAAAATTAAGTTAAGGGCAAATGTACTATTTTATAAAGCACTTACTTGCCCGCCTATTAGTCTATGGAACTTTTCTGAAAGAAGTCCTAAGCCAAACTTTCACCAAACTTAACTTAAGATAAGTTTCAGTTAACCTTTAGAAATGTTTTAGGTAAGTCCCGTAAACTGTAATCATCCAAACGAACACGAGAGGAAAAAATATGAAATCAAAAAAACTAAAAAAATGGACGACTTTATTAACTTGTGCGACTGCTCTAACAGTCATGACCGCTTGTAGCCAATCAAACAGTCAAGTAACTGGGACGACTACAAGTTCCAAAACAAGTGCTGTAACAGCAACGACTAGTAAGAAAACAAATAAGAACAATAGCAACTATTTCACTTCAAAAGACTCGGACACATCTTATGATGAAAGTTCAGCCTCTAAGATTAAGCTATCAGGCTCATCTGCGGATGTTTCAGGTGATGGCGTAATGGTATCAGATTCAACCGTAACCATCTCCAAAGCTGGGACTTACGTCATTTCTGGAAAATCTGATGGTGTGCAAATCAAGGTAGATGCTGGGGATTCAGATGATGTCCATATTGTTCTAGATGGTGCTACCATGACAAATACAAATGCACCAATCAACGCTACAAAAGCCGGGCATGTCTACCTAACGCTTAAAGATGGAACCACTAGCACCCTCTCTGATTCAAGTTCTAATAGTGATGAAGATGCGGATGCCGTGATTTTCTCTAAGGGAGATTTGACCATTAATGGGTCAGGTACTCTAAACATTGATGCCAAGAAAAACAATGGTATTAAAGCAAATGACAGTCTTCATATGAATGGCGGTACCTACAAGATTACTTCAGTCGGTGATGCCTTCAATGTCAATGATGAACTTAATATCACAGGAACAACCATGACCATTGAAGCGGAAGAAGATGGCGTTAAGGTCGACAATGATGACGACACATC
The DNA window shown above is from Streptococcus salivarius and carries:
- a CDS encoding DUF4956 domain-containing protein, giving the protein MSNLFNSIFNDATATASPLQLMLALLVSLVLGLALTWTYKYRTLYTREFAISLTLLPCLMTLVIFLVNGSLGTSIAVAGTFSLIRFRSATSGSRELIAVFMAMIIGLASGTGYLLLAVLFTAFLLAVWLLLENRQSRTDNQRRRLLTINVSYQDLIDQKITKTLLNFTSECDLISLNTTGGGESMQLVYEVDLNPQVDDFQLTNHLISSIENCDLAITKKAKKKKNL
- a CDS encoding carbohydrate-binding domain-containing protein, whose product is MKSKKLKKWTTLLTCATALTVMTACSQSNSQVTGTTTSSKTSAVTATTSKKTNKNNSNYFTSKDSDTSYDESSASKIKLSGSSADVSGDGVMVSDSTVTISKAGTYVISGKSDGVQIKVDAGDSDDVHIVLDGATMTNTNAPINATKAGHVYLTLKDGTTSTLSDSSSNSDEDADAVIFSKGDLTINGSGTLNIDAKKNNGIKANDSLHMNGGTYKITSVGDAFNVNDELNITGTTMTIEAEEDGVKVDNDDDTSVGTMYLSDNTMTIKAGDDGIHASGDLIIDSGTYKLEKSTEGIEGKSVTINGGNIDVYATDDGINAANSNASQSEIFFKMTGGTLNVEVGEGDTDPIDSNGDIIVSGGTINLTGQSGFDFDGSATYTGGDITINGEKQTKIENSMPGGGGPQGDGGPQGGGQPGGFSGGH